TGATCCAATAACAACGGCAACGGCCCAATAACAACAGCAGGAGGTGCCGAGTCATGACGGATTACAAGCCTTCCACATTGCCCCCCGCGCATGACGGCCAGGGCAGCGACCTGAAACGTATCCTCGGGCTACCCGCCCTCGTTTTCTTCGGCCTCGCCTATATGGTGCCGTTGACCGTCTTCACGACCTATGGCGTGGTCACCGAGACAACCAATGGCCACGTGCCCATGGCCTACATCATAACCCTGGCGGCAATGTTCTTTACTGCCTGGAGTTATGGGCGCATGGTCGAGCATTATCCCCAGGCCGGTTCCGCCTACACCTACACGAGACGCGCCTTCGGCGGCCGGATCGGATTCATGGTTGGCTGGGCGTTGCTGCTCGACTACATCTTCCTGCCGATGATCAATTACCTGGTGATCGGCATCTATATGAAGGAATACTTCCCGGCAATCGATCAAGGCTGGTGGATCGTCGGTGCCATTGCGGCGGTTACTCTATTGAATGTGCTCGGCATCAAGCTGGTAGCGCGCATGAACTTGATCATCATCGCCTTCCAGTTCGTGTTCCTCGCAGTATTCATTGCCATGGCCTTCAGCAGCATGAGCAGTGGCTCCACCCCTTCCCTGCTCGCTCCATTCCACAGCGAATCCCTGCAATGGGCATCCATCGTTGGTGGTGCTGCGATTCTGTGCCTGTCGTTTCTCGGCTTCGATGCCGTATCGACCCTGAGTGAGGAAACTCGAGACCCGAAGCGCGACATTCCCCGGGCGATCATGCTGTGCACACTGGTTGGCGGTCTGCTGTTCATCCTTGCCTCCTGGGTGGGTCA
This Halomonas huangheensis DNA region includes the following protein-coding sequences:
- a CDS encoding APC family permease, translating into MTDYKPSTLPPAHDGQGSDLKRILGLPALVFFGLAYMVPLTVFTTYGVVTETTNGHVPMAYIITLAAMFFTAWSYGRMVEHYPQAGSAYTYTRRAFGGRIGFMVGWALLLDYIFLPMINYLVIGIYMKEYFPAIDQGWWIVGAIAAVTLLNVLGIKLVARMNLIIIAFQFVFLAVFIAMAFSSMSSGSTPSLLAPFHSESLQWASIVGGAAILCLSFLGFDAVSTLSEETRDPKRDIPRAIMLCTLVGGLLFILASWVGHMVFPDYSQFGSVDSAAVDVMRHTGGAFLVTFFTAAYVAGCFASAMASQASVSRILYAMGRDRVLPSILGKVSERYGTPLISTLVVGAISLMALVISLELAATMISFGALVAFSFVNLSVIKHYLLDEHLLQPRNMFRYGVMPGIGFLLTIWLWTSLSGYTFQVGLSWVAAGFLYLLYLTRLFKQDVPDFDLNEA